In bacterium, the DNA window AATTATCAAAGAGCTTTACAATTAAAGAAAGAGGAATCAATGAGCACCCAGCAGTTTGAGCAGATTGAAACAGGGTATCAATCTGCAAAAGCTCAGTTAAAAAGTGCAACAGCTTCATTGGATCTTGCAAAATGGCAGGTGGATGTGTCAGTTATAAAAGCTCCCTTTTCAGGTGTTATTACTGCAAAGTATTTGAATGAAGGCGACATGATAAATCCTCAAATGCCTGGTGCTCCGGGAATTGTTCAATTAATGGATTTATCAAAACTTAAAATTCAGGTTTTTGCTTCGGAAAAAGAGATAGCTCAAATTAAAAAAGGCCAAAAGGCCATTGTGTATCCAGATGCATTGCCGGACATGGTAGTTTACGGAAAAGTCGCCAATGTAAATATGGCAGCAAATCCTGCAACAAGAACATTTCTTGTTGAGATAAGTGTGCTGAATAAAGAAAATATTTTAAAAGCAGGAATGTTTTCCCGGGTAGAAATCATAGTAAACGAAAAACAGGGGACAATTATTGTTCCTTCTGATGCAGTTCTCGGCAGAGTCGGTGATTATCATGTGTTTGTTGTTCATGATAAAAAGGCCGTACGTCAGAGTGTAAAACCAGGTATTAAACAGGATAATTTTATGGAAATATTAGACGGCCTGGCAACAGGCGATAGTGTTATTGTCACTGGCCAGGATATTGTACAGCACGGGTCTTCTGTTATTGTGAGCGCATTGGGAGGTAAGTAATATGAATCTTCCTGAGATAGGAGTTAAACGGCCGATAACCACCTTATCAGTTTTTCTGGTTATCCTTATAGTCGGGCTTGTCAGTTTATCAAAACTCGGTATTGATCTGATGCCTGATATAACTCTGCCTGCTGTGACCATTACTACAGTTTACCCCGGAGCAGGTACAGAGGATGTTGAAAAAAGGTTGACAAAGGTTATTGAAGATGCGGTAAGTACAGTACCGAATGTAGATAAAGTTGTATCAAAATCCGTTGAGAACATATCTTCTGTTGTAGTCATTTTTAAATGGGGTACAAATATTGATGCTGCTTCTCTTGATGTTCGCGAGGCAATGAGTGTTGTTGGGCCGGTTATGCCAAGCGATGCAAAAGATCCTATGATATTTAAATTTGATGCTTCTCTTATGCCTGTTTTGTTTATGGGTATAAGTGCAAAAGAGAGCTATCCTGATCTATATAAAATCATCGATAAAAAACTTTCTGATCCTCTTTCACGTGTTTCTGGAGTTGGATCTGCCAGTGCGTGGGGTGGACTTGTAAGACAGATCAATGTAAAAATTGACGGATCTGCACTTGCTGCAAGAGGATTGTCCATAGGCAGAGTTACTCAGATGCTTGCGGCTTCAAATATCACTATTCCTGCGGGAAATATTGAAATCGGAACAAGAGATTATTCAATTCGAGTACCGGGTGAGTTTAAAAATGTAAAACAGATTGGTAATGTTGTAATTGGAAATTCAAGGGGCGTTCCTGTTTATCTTAAGGATGTTGCAGTTATTGAAGACGGGTTTAAAAAGCAGCAGAGAATTACACGAATGGACGGTGTACCCAGTCTTATGCTTATTGTACAAAAACAATCAGGTGCAAATACGGTAAAAGTTGCAGATGCGGTTTGGAAAAAAATTAAAGAGATTGAACCTACTCTTC includes these proteins:
- a CDS encoding efflux RND transporter periplasmic adaptor subunit, translated to MRKKNQNKFRINVVLSGILFGIFALTIINGCTGSKKDKKVQKKIFPVEVKIADKGNIEQRFEFTGTIDAWKKLNLIPDVGGKISKIFVNIGERVSKGDILSELEQKTFLLRLEQAEAGYAVAEAGFVSAEKNYQRALQLKKEESMSTQQFEQIETGYQSAKAQLKSATASLDLAKWQVDVSVIKAPFSGVITAKYLNEGDMINPQMPGAPGIVQLMDLSKLKIQVFASEKEIAQIKKGQKAIVYPDALPDMVVYGKVANVNMAANPATRTFLVEISVLNKENILKAGMFSRVEIIVNEKQGTIIVPSDAVLGRVGDYHVFVVHDKKAVRQSVKPGIKQDNFMEILDGLATGDSVIVTGQDIVQHGSSVIVSALGGK